The genome window CAGAAGGAGCATGTGTGCGGGGTTGGGGGGGcgaagggttggggggggggaggttattTAGACGGACAAGCAGCTCCTTAAATAACACATGGGGGGGGGTCGTCCTTGTAACCTGGAAAGTATTCCTAGTAATGTCCTTTTCTTAGTCGCCACGCACTTCAATGAGTTCATGTGTATTCTGGATACTCGCACAAATGAGTTTTCCACTCCGGTGGGAGATAGTAATGTCAGCCGGAAAGAAATGGTGTgggggacgacgacgacatGGTGTTGGTCGTGTGAGGATTAGCGAACACCTTCAATGACATTGCAAGTTTGTTGATGGAGTCACATCTTACAATGTAGTGTCACGGACAAGatgataaagtgtgtgtgtgtgtgtgtgtgtgtgtgtgtgtagaaggtgaACGGCTCCCCCTTCATGACCAACGACGCTGGCTTCGCCCTAGCCTACGCCGTCATCATGCTGAACACAGACCAGCACAACAACAACGTGCGCAAGCAGAACATTCCCATGACCATcgaggtgagcacacacacacaccgacacccaAAACCTTATAGACCACTCCTGGGATTCAAATACATCacagattccccccccccacacacacacacacacactctcttctaTGAAATCGGTCGGTCTTCCACCGATCCGTTATCGTGGTCTTGTAAAGGTTTACTGGTGGTGAACATGAGAGATCTCCTCATGGGAACGTTCAAGCTGGTCTCAAGACGCCGTGTCTCGCAGGCAGGGAGCGGAGCTCGGCCGCCAGAGCACACATTTGTCCGAGCGCCTCGCTGGAGCCTCTGATGGGGTCTTAAAGAGCCGCCGTGACAGCTGTGCCCAGCGGTGGTCGAGGCGATGAGGTCATCCTGCTTAGTCATGTGAACAGGCGgcaggggcggggagggggttggggggggggggggggggggaggggtatggacgggggggggggggggggttggggtggggcaGTAGCCTGGCTGTCTGTTTGAGTGACAGCGCCTGAAGACTAAACCCAAGTCCCACGGGCTTTTGATGAGAGTGCGGGTGGGCCactctcactgacacacacacacacacacttactagaCAGTCTGACATGCACGCACAAGAACTCAAATAGAaaaacagacacatacacacacactcatacccaTCAGACATTTGGTGTTGTAGTCTGTTTGAAGTATTCCGAGACATTCCCAAAGCTAAGTCGCAATTTGGTGGAATGGAATTCCAAGCTGCCCAGAGAACAACAAAGTTTGTGACCCCAACATTTTTGGATAGGGCAATAAAAGCGCCATCATTCCATTCACTAACTTGCCTACCACCATCGTGAATCGCAGAGCAGATACAGTAGAAGCACCTCTCTCAAAGTCTTAAAACGACATGAGCACACATTACACTGTTAACTCATATAACTCTTAGCCTCTTTTGTTGAAGAAATAATTGCAGTTGTTTGATTATTCATCAGTTGGGGCCACTTCAAATCCTATTCAGTTCATAGCAGAAgtcgttttattttttatgctaGTTTAGAATATGACCCCTGCAACATTTTGGCCCCTCAGATCAGTCACCGTAGACCGGGGAGGGGGAagatctcccctctctgtcggTCCTGTGATGACTTGGCAGCCGACACGTCCAGCTGCCTTATCTCCATTGGCGGCTATTGTTACCATCTTTTACTCCTGGGACCCAGAATATATGAGAGTGTGGGTGTGACCCCTAATCCCTCTGctccctgaccctccctccactctcctctccttctccttctccctctcactttctctctctctctctctctctctctctctctctctctctctctctctctctctctctctctctttctctctctctctctctctctctctctctctctctctctctctctctctctctctctctctctctctctctctctcttcctctcactttctctctctctccctctctctctccatctcttctcactctctttctctctctcttcctctctctctcctctctctctcctctctctctctctcctcctctctctctctctctctctctgtctccccctctctactctctatgtttatttctctgtctgtctctctcgctgtggCAAGTCTCCTGTTTCCCTTTTTGGTTTACCTGCCATTAGCCCCCAGCATGGTGCCAACCCAGAGTCTCACTGCTGTCAGGTCAACACAGGGCGGATATGTTTATTTGTAGGGGGATCTTGGCTCCAATCCCTGTTTGACTCGCATCACAACCGGACCGTATTAAGTGACACGCGTGGATAAACCCCCTTAATTGCTGGATGCTCAATTAGGAGAAGCGTCTGATGCCGAAAGGGTTGGATGTCAgcgctaagctagctagctgagaCGCGATGATGGATATGTTGATGGTGGAGGGCTTGGCCGATGGCCGCGGTGTTGACTGTGTGCGATGTATGATTTGATTGGGAATAAAGACTTGTCACTGATCGGTACGgatggttgttttgttttggggggCGGCTTCTTGCAGCAATTCAAGAAGAATCTGAAGGGTGTCAACGGCTCCAAAGACTTTGACCAGGACATGCTGGAGGACATTTACAACGCCATTAAGTAAGTGGAAGTCCAAGTTTAAAGGAGGCAGATAACAGTTTGTAACGTGGAGGCATTGTGTATAGTCGCTCCAGGTACATCACGTGAGTGATATAGGCCGAGAATGTTTCAGTGTACAGATGCATATAtacgtacagacacacacacacacttaacgcACCCTTCCCCGGCCGTTTGGTTTCTCCTTCAGGAACGAGGAGATTGTGATGCCCGACGAGCAGTCGGGCCTGGTGAAGGAGAACTACGTGTGGAGCGTGTTGCTGCACCGCGGCGTCACCCCCGAGGGCGTGTTCCTGCACGTGCCGGCCGGCAGCTACGACCACGACCTGTTCACCATGACCTGGGGCCCCACCATCGCCGCCCTGTCCTATGTGTTTGACAAGAGCCTGGATGACACCATCATCCAGAAGGCCATCACAGGCTTCAGGTACAGCAGGCTTCAGGCACAGCAGGCTTCAGGTACAGCAGGCTTCAGGTACAGCTCGCTTCAGGTACAGCAGGCTTCAGGCACAGCAGGCTTCAGGTACAGCTCGCTTCAGGTACAGCTCGCTTCAGGTACAGCTCGCTTCAGGTACAGCAGGCTTCAGGTACAGCAGGCTTTAGGTACAGAAAGCTTCAGGTACAGCTGGCTTCAGACATAGCAGGCTTCAGACATAGCAGGCTTCAGGTACAGCAGGCTTCAGATACAGCAGGATTCAGGTACAGCAGGCTTCAGGTACAGCAGGCTTCAGGTACAGCAGGCTTCAGGTACAGCAGGCTTCAGGTACAGCAGGCTTCAGGTACAGCAGGCTTCAGGTACAGCAGGCTTCGCAGAAGGGTTGGGCCGAGTCACGTAGAGCGCAGTAGATCGGCGGTGTCATCCGAAAGGTTATTGCTGTCTTTGGGAAGATCCATATAACCAGTGACTGGGATTAGGATTGGGTATAGAACGTCGACTATTCCCCAAATAACGCTGTTTAGGGTACTTCTAGCCCAGTCGCTGTGATAACCTGCCAGGGCTTACAGTTAGCCATGTACTTTCAAATGGGATCGTTAGCTGCATATGAAgaattaaaacaatgtcaatttTTCTCTTTTCAGGAAATGTGCCATGATATCAGCCCATTATGGATTCAGTGATGTGTTTGATAACCTGATCATCTCCCTCTGCAAATTCACCACACTCAGCAGCGAGGTGGTTAAACCCCATGCAATTTCCGACACCACACACTCCATTTATGAACCAGCTACACTACACGCAAATTGACCACCTGATATTTCTCTGGCAAAGACTACATTGTGCGTCAAGAACCGCGGCCGGTaatctgaccctgtgtgtgttcctcctcaGTCGGTGGAGAACCTGCCCACGGTGTTTGGCAGTAACGGGAAGGCCCAGGTGGCGGCGAAGACGGTGTTCCACCTGGCGCATCGTCATGGAGACATCCTgcgggagggatggaagaacaTCATGGACTCCATGTTGCAGCTGTTCAGGGCCGAGCTCCTGCCCAAGGCCATGGTCGAGGTCAGGCAGGCGTGAATGGAAACGCTTGTGTTTTCGACCTACGAGTGGAATGCCCACTGGAGGCGGATGCTAGTGCAGTGCCCGTTGTCGCCTCGCCAGATCCATGGCTCCCTCGCCTAGTGCAGCTCAACGCGTTTATGTATTCAgggtttctttctttctcgtgAACCGCTCCTCCAAGCCTGTTCACAGGCCACGCCGCACGTCTTTGCGTCCTGATTAATATACCTGACACATTTCTACTTCATACAGTGCCCACTTCTCACAATACATtctccagaaacacacacacattcttcccTTTATAGTTTGATCATTTGTATATATACAGTGTTTTTTAATACTTAACATACCGAGTGTTTTAATTTCTTGAAATGGAACAATAAGCTGTTTCTTTTAGTTCAAAAATCGTTGTTGTGAGATGTAGAGCAAACATTGTTCTGCTGGCCAGactaacttgtgtgtgtgagctgctgTCACCTACTGGCTGGTCTCAGTATCTTCTTCTATTCCATACAGGTGGAGGATTTCGTGGAACCCAATGGAAAGATTTCCCTTCAAAGAGAAGAGACGCCGTCAAATCGGTACTACGTCTTGCTATTTGCAGCCCTTTCATCTAAGCCTTTATCTAAACAAGAGAATCGCAAACCCTGTTTCCTCACTCAACAACCCACCCCTTTTTTTACTTGACCCATTTGTTGATGTGCTTGTCATAACTTGGCTGTCATTCTCcccgtctcactctctctctctgtctctctctctcgttctctctctcgttctctctctctcgttctctctctctctctctccctctctcttgctctccctccctcctctctcaggggCGAGTCAGCAGTGCTTAGCTTCGTCAACTGGCTGACGCTGAGTGGAGCCGAGCAGTCAGGGCTTCGAGGCCCCTCCACTGAGAACCAGGAGGCCAAGCAGGCGGCCATGCTGTGTATCAAGGTACCCAGGCTGGAGCATCCTCTCCCGCCACTGTGTCTCAGATAAAACACCCTTCGGACGCCTGGTGCCGATTGATACTTTCAATTCCAGTAGGCCACATTTTCCGCATTGTACAAGGAGAACTTCTACTTACTTGATGAGAACGTTTCCGAGCCCCCGATTTCCGTACAACCTTTTCGAGGTGGTCttacaacacacactcaaactgtCTGTTCTGCCCTCTAGCAATGTGACCCAGAGAAGCTGGTCACTGAGAGTAAATTCCTCCAGTTGGAATCTCTACACGAACTGATGAAGGTAACCTTTTAGAACCACGTGTGCCTGATAAGCCTTTTAAATGAGGGTGAGCCAGTCGAAATGTTAGACTgtgaacactgtgtgtgtgtgtccaggccctGATATCAGTCACACCTGATGAGGAGACCTACGACGAAGAGGACGCTGCCTTCTGTCTGGAAATGCTGCTGCGCATCGTGTTGGAGAACAGGTACACCACAACCTGTGTGTCGCTCGTGGGTGATCTGGAACATGTGCATGTTCTACGAGCATTTCAGAGCTTTCCAACTGGGTCTCCGGGCATcagtatgaagtgtgtgtgtgtgtccagggaccGCGTGTCGTGTGTGTGGCAGACGGTGCGAGACCACCTGTGCCACCTGTGTGTCCACGCCACCGAGAGCTGCTTCCTGGTGGAGAGGGCTGTGGTCGGACTCCTCCGATTGGCCATCCGCCTGCTGCGACGAGAGGACATCAGCTCTcaggtacactcacacacgctctctcacgcacacgcacacacacacatatatataaaacATTGTAGCGCACCTGCTTGACCATGAGCTCTGATTTAGGTTGATGTTGTTTTCCCCTCATGGCAGTGATGAGTGCTTTGATAAGCCCATCGTGGGGCCATCTGTTTGTAGGTATCATGTGTTTGTGATGACTTGTCCTGTTTTCATCTAGTTCCCTTCCTTATCAGATTTTGAGTACACTtgtaacatatatatatttttgttgttgttgctggtaTTCAATTATTGTACACTAATCTTTGGCATAACATTGCATTCTGTAATGTTTCCCATTTGAAAAGACTTTAAGAGCGACCTTCTAAAAAAATATACCAATCCGTTACGCAATGATCATCCGGGTCAATAGGGCAATCACGTAATAAACTAGGACAATTCCTTTGTCCAGGGGATTTGTTTATAAACTGGGACGGCCTCTTTAGAAATCTTATGTCGCGAGGACATGAACCCTCAACCTGTGCCCGTGGTCAGCAGGAATCCACACGTTGCTTCACTTGTATCCTCAGAGCGTTCCTCAGAATCAGCTTGCCAAGTCTACCTTTCACGTACAAACAATGTGTCTGACAGGAGCTTCAGTACCCACGAGCAAGACATGGATAAGAATAAAAAAGACAGAGAtaagaataaaacaaaatacatggatcatttaaaaaacaatgtacagacacacaggcataccTACATACACTCCTACACATACATGCCTGGTGCAAATCGAACGCAATGACACCCCCTAacgccaccccctccccccccacctctctcgtACACGTGCAACACTGAGCACGTGACCAAAGAACCGCCCtgtaacccctcctccctccctccaggtgctCCTGTCCCTGCGCCTGCTGCTCATGATGAAGCCCCACGTCCTGTCCAGGGTGAGTCGGGAGGTGGCCTACGGCCTCCACGAGCTGCTGAAGACCAACGCCGCCAACATCCACTGCACCGAGCACTGGTACACGCTCTTCTCCCTGCTGGAGTGCATCGGGGCAGGGATCAAacccccagcctccttccaaaTGGCCAGTGCCAACCCCGACCCGGACACAGGTCAGACATATGCATGCACGTTTGCGTTGgctttgatttaaaaaaaaaaaaaaatgggggggtggggggggttgagcCTTACGCACACTCCTACTGAACTGGACTCCCAGGTCATGAATACATGGTGGTTTGTGTCCCCCCCAGGAGCCCAGTCGGACAGCGAGCTGTCCTCCCACCACCCCAGCGAGGTGAGCCTCGACCGAGGCTACACCTCCGACTCGGAGGTCTACACCGAGCACGGCAAGTCCAGGATGCCCCGCTCCATCACCGACGTCGACGTGGCCAGCAGCGGCTGGCTGGTGGTGAGTGGTTATAGAGGACgcgcacactctctcacacacacacacatgctgttgaACACAAATACATTCCATACATTCAagtttcatacaagaattcaaACTCCCGCAGCGGTTCTTTGGGACTTTTATATGACTTTACTTATCCATCATGTCCGTGAAGTTCATGCCCTTGTATCTAGAAGTGCTGGAGGTTTGATCTCTTCGTGACTCGAATGTTGCGCTTTGCGTCGCCAGGTTGGTAAAGATGACCTGGAAAGGCCTGCGTTGGCGGCGGCGGTGAGCTCCAAGCCCCTGAACCATCCGCTGGTGAACCAGTACAGCCTGACCCTGGGCCAGGACATGGGCCAGCACGACACCAAGTCCCTCATCAAGTGCGTGGAGTCGCTGTCCTTCGTCGTCAGGGACGCGGCGCACGTCACCCCGGAGAACTTTGAGCTGTGCGTCAAAGCCATCCGCGTGTTTGTGGAGGCCAGCCTGAACGGAGGTACTGCTTCCTGTTTCGGACAATGTCACTTCCTCTTTGTTGGTGAATGGTTTGGAAGTTTGTTCTTGTGATTCGAtatttattttgggggggggggggggagagaggttctATGTAAAGTGTGTTTCCTGTTACGACCAATTGTACAAGAATAAATTGACATCTTAATACGTGTTTGTAAGGGTTTCTTTGGTAGTACAGTTCTTGCCGCAAGTGACTAGCCTGGTTCTGGGGCCTGTTTATTTAGGAAGACTCTTCAGAAGACTCTCgcgccacctctctctctcgcaactctttttctctccctggcttccctctcccaccctttcttatcctctctctcactcctttacctctcccccactccttttccctctctctctattcaccCTGTCTGTTTCGGATCTACAGCGCAGTAATACAGGGATTAGATGGGAAATTGCATTGGTGCACTTTCGCTCTGGCTCTGCTTATGGCTCTTTTCATCACCGGCCCTCCTCGCCCCAGGTCCTTGGatacacactgtcaacacagctTTAGACGCGCAAACAATAAAGTTTGGTCGATCAAAGGCCTTAGCTGAGCCTAGCACTGTATTAATCTGTATAGGAACCTAATGGCAGGCAGTCAGTCCTGAAACCTGCTATTAGTGATGTGGGTGATGTTGCCTGCGAAGGTTTGACATGAAAGGAATGTTTGGGTAACCCGGAAAACTGTGTGGCACAGGCTGTTTCTTTAAGTCGTACTTAAGTCTTTCGTTGTGAGAGTCTTCAAAGCCAGCGTCTCGTATTAATCCATCTAATTAAGACATCGTCTGCCAAAAGCATCACAAGAATCTGTTGGAAGATCCGTGTGCATAACAACGATCCTGATCTTTTGCGGTACTGCCTTGCAGTTCACCGCGGGGTGACGTTCATTTTTGAATCTCGGATGAAGTAGTGGGGATTCAAATGAGCCGTCCTCTCCACAAGTCTCGAAGGCTTTCCCATGAAGGCCATTTGGCACGATATTGCAGCACTCATCTCTCGAATGAAGCCTGAGCTTTACCCTTTTTTCAAAGACCCGAAAGCTTCCTCTGGAGACGAGCTGTCGTCGTCACCACCCGAGCGACACAAACCCAGTAGCGAGCGGTGAAGCGGCGTGTCTCGGGGCTACCGTCCTTCCAGCCGTCTTTCCATCTCAGCCCGCcccgctctgctctctccctcctccaggcttCAGGAGCCACGACAAGAAGAAGAGCCACAAGTACGACTCGTCCAAGTCCCGCCTGAGGAAGAAGGCCGGCGGCGGGGGCCGGGAGAAGGAGGCGGCGACCCGCCGGGCCAGGCCGTCCAGCCAGCGGCTGTCCCGCACGCACagcgacgaggaggaggacgagggcgtGCCGGCCAGCTACCACACGGTGTCTTTACAGGTTAGTCAGGATGTAAGTACAGCAGTCCTCTTTACGCTTCTCTACCTTTATGCCCTgtctcagaggggggggggggggggggaaggaacaTTCAGGAAGGCCACGTCCTGTGTTTGTAGTGATGTTCGTTTGGGGGGGGAAAACATGTACAAATATGACTAATAATATGAATATCTTTATtcatattattataattttatttTTGTGCATTGGTGTCAGACAAACGTCTTACTGAATGCCCAGGTAGGCCTACTACATGGTCTTTATTACTTCCTGTGTCCTCTACACGGAGCAAGCAGTTTAAAACGGCCTCGTGGAACGGACATCCGTGACCGTCGGGTGGGGTCTGTCCGGAACGGTTGTTAGAACTCTGACCTCTCCTGAATGCCCCCCCAGCTGTGCTGTTCTTCTGGTGTTTGgaatggggggggtgggggctgatcTTATATGGGGTGAGGGGTGTAGGTGTTTGCTATTGTTCTCTCCATAATACTCATGTAAAGGGGCTGAGCAGGGCTGGGCCTGAACGACAAGCGTTTGGTTGTCATGGAGTTGTCAAGGgatgttcagtgtttcccacacatagactaatgtgtggcggtgcgccacagaatcaacaccggccgccacatattgcgtttcgtaaaaaaacattttttttatcgctatttaggttaaaacacgcagcgtattcgttcagctgcatttcctttcccctgctctccctccgtctctctgtcactcatgcgtctttctcacatattcacacagtcacaacgtcaacacacgttagcaacaatgcatacatatgccgttctagtaagaccgacagctatatcagctagccttcagcattagtgccgttgctataagtcgaggaaagttgaggctacttttcgctaggtaccttactcacatttacatttagtcatttagcagacgctcttatccagagcgacttgcagtactcgaagtttccccttcggtcttttggtgagaagtctcaagagctagctacttacccggcgtcatggagccgacctgttaaatagttgtttagcactagcgttgctacatgcataatgcagaaatgatatgttagttgttgtaaattttgtgaaggtgtgaatcattttggattaatatttaatgtaacaaattattaacaaattaactgtgtaacgaattgttaacgaaggaattattacgacccccccccccccccccccccccgtctgacaacccccacccctccccgccacaattagttttctaatctgtgggaaacactggatgtTGTACGGGGGGATGGTGTTTGGGGAGAAAAGACTACGTTTACTGTAACTTGTTGACCCGTCGTTTTCTGTGGTTACTAAAAGGGGCGGTATTCCAAATACTAACTCCCTCAGAAAGCTTTCAAGTCTCTCCCTCAGCGTGTACTCCCTGAAGTGTACTTTAAATCCATCATCAGGCCTCACTCCATCTGGTGCTAAATCAGCAGTACTACCTGAAAACGGCTATTGAACTGTCACATTCGCTATTAATCAAGCCTCTAAAGAGGGCTGTAAATAAACAAAGTGTCACTCAGTGAAAGCAATACACAGCCATTACACAAGTCAATTTGTTCAGAAGTGCTTACAAacctacaacccccccccacccccctccacattGCTTTGACCTGTATTCCGATCCGAAACAACGTAACTGTTAACAGTGCTATCGTCGTTTCCCCCTCCGGTACAGCTGCTCGACCTGATGCACACTCTGCACACACGTGCAGCCAGCATCTACAGCTCCTGGGCGGAGGAACAGCGCCACCTGGGGGCGGCCGGCCGGAAGATCGAAGCTGACTCCCAGACCCTGTGGACCAGCTGCTGGTGCCCCCTGCTGCAAGGTCAGCCCCTCCGCCACAACCTGGCCCAcctcttcaaccctggtcctcggggggggggggggggggggggatgggccgGCGGTCCTGCATGTTTTCAATGTTTCCCTggcttcaacacacctgattcgaatgaatgggtcgttatcaggcttctgctgagctcgGTAACGACCGTTCATTTGAGACAGGTGTGCCGGCTCGAGGCCTGAAGGAGAAATCAAGTTGTTTTTGTGGAAAGCAAAAATACCTCTTAACAAAATAagcttttttttggggggggggggtgattttgTATCCTTCATTTGCTTGTAAGCATTTAGCTCCCAGGGTGTTCTAGGAGGAACGGTGTTGCCACGCCAATCTTGATAACAGCTGTGTCCTCAACGTGTTGAACCCTGTAGGTATTGCCTGGCTGTGCTGTGATGCCCGGAGGCAGGTCCGCATGCAGGCCCTCACCTACCTGCAGAGGGCGCTGTTGGTGCACGACCTGCAGACGTTAGACGCCACTGAGTGGGAATCCTGCTTCAACAAGGTGGCACCCCCTTCTCAACCAAAGGAGTCTGTTATCCTAGCCTTCCTTCTGTGGGGACGGTTGATAGAGAAagcggttgtgtgtgtgtgtgtcgctgcagGTGCTATTCCCCCTGCTCACCAAGCTGCTGGACAACATCAGCCCAGCGGAcgtgggggggatggaggagacgaGGATGAGGGCCTGCACCCTCCTCTCCAAGGTGCGGATCACTCGTCCACGTCACGGCCCTGCCGTCCGTCAGGGATTCCCTTTGCTTCCCCTGGCGATAGACCCGTCCCTTTCCTAATGGCCTATCGATCCGATTCTCATTTGTGTGTCCCGCGTCACGCAAAGAATCCCACACGCATTCGCTCGATACTCTTTGTAAAGACCTTCACAGAAGCAACCCACAACGCACGTCCTTGTCTATGGCACAGtatattgccccccccccccccccccccccccccacgtcacGTAACACGCCCATACCAACCCCggtctcctccccccaggtgttCCTGCAGCACCTGTCCCCACTGCTGTCTCTGCCCACCTTCGCTGCCCTCTGGCTCACCATCCTGGACTTCATGGACAAGTACATGCACGCTGGCTCCAGCGACCTGCTGGTGAGTCATGTGATTCCGATTACAGACGCTGTTAGATTTGGGGGGATGTCGGCGGGTTCAGTTTACGGATTTGTTGTACAGGCAGTTGTTTTGCTCTGGGTGTGCCTCCGCACGCCATCTTCATTCGTCGATTTTGTTTCGTTGCATGGAGTGCTCCGTAGAGCATAAACTCCCACGCACTTCTCTCTCACAGCAACATCATGAACGCCCTCTTCCATTACCGTCACCAGGTTTTCCCGTGAGAATGTATGTTTacttttttctccccccccccagttggAGGCAATCCCAGAGTCCCTGAAGAACATGCTGCTTGTGATGGACACAGCCGGCATCTTCCACTGCGCCGACTCCCGAACCGGCTACTCCGACCTCTGGGAGATCACCTGGGAGCGCATCGACTGCTTCCTGCCCCACCTCCGAGAAGAGCTCTTCAAACAGACCGTCATACCAGGTAATGGCAGGGACACCCTGTGCAGACACATCCAGCACTCAACCCAAAATAGCTGTCCGGGCTCTGAAACGGAGATGTAAATTGGTGTAAGGACCAGGGAATGGCAATTGGAGGAAGTGTCTACTTTCAAGGAAAATGCATCCCAAGAATAGGATGCTGTGTAGACCGTTCTCAGCAGGGAATGAACTGGATGAATCAAAGGACAGGAATGATGCAGCCAGACTATGCGGTCCTGGTGTGACGTTGATTTGCGGTGAAAAGGTTAAGCGATAGGGAACTAAGGGAAGCACCGAGGAGTATGACCATCAGAGATGGGAACCAAGTTAGTGGAGCGCCTTGCAGTAGAACTGCAATCTTCTGGTCCTGCCGCAACGCAAAATGATTTCCGACTGCATGTAAACATGGTTGTCATTGTAAATATCCCCACTATCGCCGTTCTCGCCGCTATAGGAAGAGTGTGAAGTTTGACACCCGTTCTCTCTGTGCGTCAGTAGAAGCGGTGCAGAGTGGTCCTGTGGAGCCTGCCCAGCCCCCCccggcctcccctcccccagcccaggcACCCTCCCCGGGCCCTGGACCCATGCCAGTGCCAGCTGCTCCAGCAGAGCCAAAGATCTCCAGTAGACCAGCGTCGCCCCAGGAGCAGCCACCACCCAGTGCCAATGGTAATGTCTTTATGGCAGGTAAATTACGAATTTTGGGGTCAAAGTTATATGTTTTACCAAGATGCAATTGTGGTTCAACTCGGTCATTTTCGCTGTGTCATCATTtttcctccccccttttctttttgtgtgtgttttttttcttttctttcaggaACAGACCGCACATCTCCGGTGCCCCCCTTGACTCCACCCATGCACTCCCCTCCCAAGATGCCCCATgcccacatctcctcccccatGAGCCAGTCCCCCCCGCCCATGAGCCAGTCCCCCCTCATCCTGCAGCCCCTGGGCTCGCCCCTCCAGGTGGGCGTGCCCCCCATGTCCCTCCCCATCATTCTGAACCCCGCCCTCATCGAGGCCACCTCCCCTGTGCCCTTGGTCCCCACCCCTCGGCCCACTGACCCAGCTGACATCTCCGAGGTCAAATAAAGCCGCACCTCCCCTCCGCCCTCTTCTAAAACCCATGGTTCTCCCCACTGCGCCCC of Hypomesus transpacificus isolate Combined female chromosome 11, fHypTra1, whole genome shotgun sequence contains these proteins:
- the gbf1 gene encoding Golgi-specific brefeldin A-resistance guanine nucleotide exchange factor 1 isoform X7, which encodes MVDKNIYIVQGEICTVVGAIKRNSRWNTHTPLDEEQDPLLNSFSHLKEILNSIKELSDVEPNVFLRPFLEVVRSEDTTGPITGLALTSVNKFLSYGLIDTDHEAAAEAIENMADAVTHARFVGTDPASDEVVLMKILQVLRTLLLTPVGAHLTNESVCEIMQSCFRICFEMRLSELLRKSAEHTLVDMVQLLFSRLPQFKEEAKSFVGTNMKKLKMRAGGMSESSKWKKQKRSPRPPRHMVRSSSGLMDPGQTTSLSNNNLSGGVPFIEQGSSSSGLPVSDSVASSMSSPTTTDSGLDTCSKATSREDLSDLDQGGSAPTTPGTEPRRMDAQCDEHQVQRAQSASVESIPEVLEDRDSATEPSDTASVHDMDYVNPRGVRFTQSSQRDGASLIPYGLPCLRELFRFLISLTNPHDRHNTDAMMHMGLQLLTVALEAAYIAPYQSLLVLVKDELCRHLFQLLSMDRMNLYAASLRACFLLFESMRGHLKFQLEMYLKKLMDIITSENMKMPYEMKEMALEALVQLWRIPSFVTELYINYDCDFYCSNLFEDLTKLLSKNAFPVSGQLYTTHLLSLEALLTVIDSTEVHCQAKVLNNASQQDQSETVLPEGDGTTNGSADTTADTSRPDGQSAAEILNTPACPPTSGHLMAEKMRLGRQDQEETNTAEKNVLQKPQRFSSGLPNSQELLDIKIKKKLLITGTEQFNQKPKKGVQFLQEKGLLSSPMDNNQVAQWLRENPRLDKKMIGEFISDRKNMELLDSFVNTFGFQGLRIDEALRLYLEAFRLPGEAPVIHRLLETFTDIWHKVNGSPFMTNDAGFALAYAVIMLNTDQHNNNVRKQNIPMTIEQFKKNLKGVNGSKDFDQDMLEDIYNAIKNEEIVMPDEQSGLVKENYVWSVLLHRGVTPEGVFLHVPAGSYDHDLFTMTWGPTIAALSYVFDKSLDDTIIQKAITGFRKCAMISAHYGFSDVFDNLIISLCKFTTLSSESVENLPTVFGSNGKAQVAAKTVFHLAHRHGDILREGWKNIMDSMLQLFRAELLPKAMVEVEDFVEPNGKISLQREETPSNRGESAVLSFVNWLTLSGAEQSGLRGPSTENQEAKQAAMLCIKQCDPEKLVTESKFLQLESLHELMKALISVTPDEETYDEEDAAFCLEMLLRIVLENRDRVSCVWQTVRDHLCHLCVHATESCFLVERAVVGLLRLAIRLLRREDISSQVLLSLRLLLMMKPHVLSRVSREVAYGLHELLKTNAANIHCTEHWYTLFSLLECIGAGIKPPASFQMASANPDPDTGAQSDSELSSHHPSEVSLDRGYTSDSEVYTEHGKSRMPRSITDVDVASSGWLVVGKDDLERPALAAAVSSKPLNHPLVNQYSLTLGQDMGQHDTKSLIKCVESLSFVVRDAAHVTPENFELCVKAIRVFVEASLNGGFRSHDKKKSHKYDSSKSRLRKKAGGGGREKEAATRRARPSSQRLSRTHSDEEEDEGVPASYHTVSLQVSQDLLDLMHTLHTRAASIYSSWAEEQRHLGAAGRKIEADSQTLWTSCWCPLLQGIAWLCCDARRQVRMQALTYLQRALLVHDLQTLDATEWESCFNKVLFPLLTKLLDNISPADVGGMEETRMRACTLLSKVFLQHLSPLLSLPTFAALWLTILDFMDKYMHAGSSDLLLEAIPESLKNMLLVMDTAGIFHCADSRTGYSDLWEITWERIDCFLPHLREELFKQTVIPEAVQSGPVEPAQPPPASPPPAQAPSPGPGPMPVPAAPAEPKISSRPASPQEQPPPSANGTDRTSPVPPLTPPMHSPPKMPHAHISSPMSQSPPPMSQSPLILQPLGSPLQVGVPPMSLPIILNPALIEATSPVPLVPTPRPTDPADISEVK